From the Cryptomeria japonica chromosome 2, Sugi_1.0, whole genome shotgun sequence genome, one window contains:
- the LOC131034058 gene encoding importin subunit beta-1, which produces MSLEVTQILLNAQSVDDGIRKLAEENLKQFQDQNLPAFLISLSHELANNEKPIESRRLAGLILKNCLDAKEAHRKAELVQGWRSLEASVKTQIKEFLLQTLNSPARDAGHTSGQVIAKIAGIELKHGEWPQLIKVLLANAEGSQPAHLRQSTLETLGFVCEEVSSDSLAQDEVNSILTAVVQGMNSNSPEDGGGDVRLAATRALYNALDFAQTNFDNDMERDYIMSVVCGATISPDVRIRLAAFECLVSISSTYYGKLRPYMQEIFTITARAVREDEEPVALQAVEFWSSICDEEIDILEMFGDDFDGDSEEAPCFHFIRQALPSLVPMLLETLLKQEEDLDQDEEAWNLAMAGGTCLGLVARTVGDDVVPLVMPFVEENISKPDWRCREAATYAFGSILEGPSAEKVSPLVSLALGFMLNAMKDQNNHVKDTTAWTLSRIFEFLHGSSVQTPIVTQSNLPLIVSVLLESMKDVPNVAEKVCGALYFLAQGYEDAPMSSSPLSPFFQNIVQSLLSAAHREDAVDSKLRTSAYETLNEVVRCSTEETTPIVMQLVPVILMKLNETLEVPKLSSEGSEKQNELQALLCGCLQVIIQKLGALESTKYGVLQYADQTMNTFLRIFSSRSATVHEEAMLAIGALAYAVGVEFGKYMQEFYRYLEMGLQNFEEYQVCAITIGVVGDVCRALDDKVLPYCDGIMTQLLKDLSSDQLHRSVKPSIFSCFGDIALAIGEHFEKYLGYAMPMLQRAAELSVHSADQEDELIEYTNQLRNGILEAYSGIFQGFKNSSKKELLLHYASHILQFLESIYQDKDRDDVVTKAAIGVLGDLADTLGANAAPLLRRSVFYKDFINDCLLSDDPRIQETAEWVKQIMSQVLSG; this is translated from the exons ATGTCTCTGGAGGTCACCCAAATTCTGCTAAATGCACAGTCTGTAGACGATGGGATTCGAAAACTTGCCGAGGAAAACTTAAAACAATTCCAAGATCAGAATCTTCCGGCCTTTTTAATCTCCTTGTCTCATGAGCTCGCAAACAATGAAAAGCCTATAGAAAGTCGGAGGCTTGCGGGGTTGATTTTGAAGAACTGTTTGGATGCTAAGGAAGCCCACAGAAAGGCTGAACTGGTTCAGGGATGGAGATCGTTGGAGGCCTCTGTGAAAACCCAGATCAAAGAATTccttttgcaaaccctaaattctcCGGCCAGAGATGCCGGCCACACTTCCGGCCAGGTAATTGCTAAGATTGCAGGCATCGAACTTAAACATGGGGAGTGGCCTCAGCTAATTAAGGTGCTCCTCGCGAATGCGGAGGGTTCGCAGCCTGCCCATCTCAGGCAGTCAACCTTAGAAACCCTAGGATTTGTTTGCGAGGAGGTCTCATCCGATTCGTTGGCTCAGGATGAGGTGAATTCAATCCTCACTGCCGTTGTGCAGGGTATGAATTCGAATTCACCGGAGGATGGTGGTGGTGATGTCAGATTGGCTGCCACCAGGGCCCTGTATAATGCTCTGGATTTTGCACAGACCAACTTTGATAATGACATGGAGAGGGATTACATCATGAGTGTGGTGTGTGGTGCCACTATTTCACCTGATGTTAGGATTCGTCTTGCTGCATTTGAGTGTCTGGTGTCAATCTCGTCAACGTATTATGGaaagctcaggccttatatgcaggaGATATTTACAATTACGGCCAGAGCGGTAAGAGAAGATGAGGAGCCTGTAGCTCTGCAGGCTGTAGAGTTCTGGAGCTCGATCTGTGACGAAGAGATTGATATATTAGAGATGTTTGGGGATGATTTTGATGGGGATTCGGAGGAGGCGCCTTGTTTTCATTTTATTAGGCAGGCACTTCCTTCGCTTGTGCCGATGTTGTTGGAAACATTGCTGAAGCAGGAAGAGGACCTGGATCAGGATGAGGAAGCATGGAATTTGGCAATGGCAGGTGGCACTTGCTTAGGTTTGGTGGCAAGAACAGTGGGTGATGATGTGGTTCCTCTGGTTATGCCATTTGTTGAAGAAAATATATCGAAACCGGATTGGCGGTGCAGGGAGGCAGCTACTTATGCATTCGGTTCGATTTTGGAGGGTCCATCTGCTGAGAAAGTTAGTCCCCTTGTGAGTCTCGCACTCGGCTTCATGCTTAATGCAATGAAGGATCAGAATAATCATGTTAAGGATACAACCGCATGGACTCTTTCCAGGATTTTTGAGTTTCTGCATGGTTCCTCAGTGCAAACTCCTATTGTGACACAATCTAATCTGCCACTCATTGTCTCTGTTTTACTTGAGAGTATGAAAGATGTTCCCAATGTTGCAGAGAAAGTGTGTGGTGCATTGTATTTCTTGGCCCAAGGCTACGAAGATGCACCAATGAGCTCCTCACCACTTTCTCCGTTTTTCCAGAACATTGTTCAATCTCTTCTAAGTGCAGCTCACAGGGAAGATGCAGTTGATTCTAAGCTTAGAACCTCTGCTTACGAGACATTGAATGAAGTTGTAAGATGTTCAACTGAAGAGACAACACCCATAGTGATGCAGCTGGTTCCAGTCATCTTGATGAAGCTTAATGAGACCCTTGAAGTCCCAAAGCTCTCTTCAGAAGGCAGTGAGAAACAAAATGAGCTGCAGGCTCTTCTATGTGGCTGTCTGCAGGTTATTATTCAAAAACTGGGAGCTTTGGAATCTACAAAGTATGGCGTTCTACAGTATGCAGATCAGACAATGAATACTTTTCTGAGAATATTTTCTTCTCGGAGTGCTACAGTACATGAGGAGGCAATGCTAGCCATTGGGGCACTAGCATATGCAGTTGGTGTGGAATTTGGCAAGTATATGCAAGAATTTTATAGATATTTGGAGATGGGCCTTCAGAACTTTGAAGAATATCAAGTCTGTGCTATCACTATTGGTGTGGTTGGTGATGTCTGTAGAGCATTAGATGACAAGGTGTTGCCTTACTGTGATGGCATCATGACACAGCTTCTCAAAGACCTATCAAGTGATCAGCTGCATCGTTCAGTAAAACCCTCAATATTTTCATGCTTTGGAGATATAGCACTGGCTATTGGGGAACACTTCGAAAAATATCTGGGTTATGCGATGCCTATGCTTCAGAGGGCAGCAGAGTTGTCTGTGCATTCTGCTGATCAAGAAGATGAATTGATCGAATATACAAATCAGCTGCGCAATGGAATCTTAGAAGCATATTCAGGCATTTTTCAAGGTTTCAAAAACTCCTCCAAAAAAGAGTTACTGCTTCATTATGCAAGTCATATTTTGCAGTTTCTTGAGAGTATCTACCAGGACAAAGACAG GGACGACGTTGTCACAAAGGCTGCTATTGGTGTTTTAGGAGATTTGGCAGACACATTAGGTGCAAATGCTGCTCCTCTGCTACGGCGTTCAGTATTTTATAAAGATTTTATAAACGACTGTTTGTTATCTGATGACCCTCGGATTCAAGAGACTGCCGAATGGGTGAAACAAATTATGAGTCAAGTTCTTTCAGGCTGA